One window of the Anopheles cruzii chromosome 2, idAnoCruzAS_RS32_06, whole genome shotgun sequence genome contains the following:
- the LOC128267393 gene encoding adrenodoxin-like protein 1, mitochondrial — protein sequence MSITNSLRRISGPLYSRWVGALIPRNIHSTAHLRHGEYEWQDPKSEDEIVNITYIDKDGKETPVRGKVGDNVLYLAHRHGIEMEGACEASLACTTCHVYVHGDYLDRLTAPEEKEDDLLDMAPFLKENSRLGCQIVLQKNLNGIRLQLPQATRNFYVDGHKPKPH from the exons ATGTCCATAACAAATTCGCTAAGACGCATTTCGGGGCCCTTATACAGCCGTTGGGTCGGAGCACTGATTCCCCGAAACATACACTCTACGGCGC ACCTACGACACGGCGAATACGAGTGGCAAGACCCAAAGAGCGAAGATGAAAT TGTCAACATCACGTACATCGATAAAGACGGCAAAGAGACACCGGTGCGGGGGAAGGTTGGAGATAATGTCCTCTACCTAGCACACCGCCACGGTATCGAGATGGAGGGAGCATGCGAAGCATCGCTCGCGTGCACCACGTGTCACGTGTACGTCCACGGTGACTATCTCGATCGCTTGACAGCACCGGAGGAAAAGGAGGACGATCTGCTCGATATGGCTCCgtttttgaaagaaaattcgCGCCTTGGGTGTCAAATTGTGTTACAGAAAAATTTAAACGGCATACGGTTGCAGCTACCGCAGGCAACGCGCAATTTCTACGTCGATGGACATAAACCAAAGCCTCACTAA
- the LOC128267861 gene encoding transformer-2 protein homolog alpha-like, translating into MSHSRNHHYYESSRSRSRDRKYRREYREDSERYNQMTDYGSGSDYRRSSQHHRSHTSHYHEPASSTSAHSSYSYSGKVVLAVFNLSIYTTEAELYDIFSKFGPLRKTTVVLDAKTGRSRGFGFVYFESAEDAKVAHEQANGIEIGDRRIRVDFSATNKPHDPTPGVYYGRVSHPKASYHSGGGHPPPGMSYRGYHHCRACEVEARDRERWDREAHSRDSYYYDSYSTADRGRDRSSRSRSDYYRSGTSIR; encoded by the exons ATGAGTCACTCAAGGAATCATCATTACTATGAG AGCTCTAGGTCACGAAGTCGCGATCGAAAGTACCGGAGAGAGTACCGCGAGGACTCGGAGCGTTACAATCAAATGACGGACTATGGCAGTGGCTCGGACTATCGCCGCAGTTCACAGCATCATCGATCACACACCTCGCACTACCATGAACCCGCGTCCTCCACGAGCGCACATTCTTCGTACTCGTACTCCGGCAAAGTGGTGCTGGCCGTGTTTAATCTCAGCATCTACACGACCGAAGCGGAACTGTACGACATTTTCTCCAAATTCGGACCCCTGCGTAAGACAACCGTGGTGCTAGATGCAAAG ACTGGCCGATCACGAGGTTTCGGATTTGTGTACTTCGAAAGTGCCGAAGACGCAAAGGTGGCTCACGAGCAGGCAAACGGTATAGAAATCGGTGACCGCCGGATAAGGGTGGACTTTTCTGCCACCAACAAACCACACGATCCGACACCCGGTGTCTACTACGGGCGAGTGTCGCACCCGAAGGCATCGTACCAcagcggtggtggtcaccCACCGCCCGGCATGTCCTACCGCGGCTATCATCACTGCAGGGCATGTGAAGTAGAAGCCCGAGACAGAGAACGCTGGGACCGGGAAGCACACTCTAG ggATTCATACTACTACGACAGCTACTCTACAGCAGATCGAGGCCGAGACCGGTCCAGCCGCTCACGGAGTGATTACTACCGTAGCGGAACCAGTATTCGCTGA